The Pseudomonadota bacterium sequence TTCTCGGTATTACCTTATCGCAACCGGCAAATGCAGCAACCCGGCAAACAGTTTACAATATCCCTGCCCCTGGACCTCAACAGCCTTACAACTACGGACCATCCTATAATCAGGATGATACACCTCCCGGTCAGTGGGTTACGGTTCAGGGACAATGGGTAAACGGCCAGTGGATACCGGCGCATAATTTATGGGTACCCGTTAATCCATAATAATTTTAAAAGGGTGACTACTGTATCATAATTGCAAGTTTGGCAGATTCCGTTCCAAGTAAAGGGCAAGATCACTGACACTATGAAAGAGAAAATCAGGATGCTCTTTTAAAAGATTATCTTCATCCTCGTGGCCGGTAGTAACAGCTGCCGCCATGCACCCAGCCTGTTTTGCGGCATGTATATCTGATACGGTGTCTCCTATTGCAATACATGTCTCCTCAGGGACATCAAGTCTCTTTGCACATTCAATAATAACATCGGGGGCCGGTTTCCTGAATTGTATCTCTTTTGAGGTTACGATGGCACTTATATACCCGTCAAGTCCCAGCTTCCTGAATCTGGTCCATTCATCCTCGTTGGATGACATTCTCCCTGTAGCAATACCTATTTTTATACCTTTCTGTTGTAAATGACCAAACAATTCTTCTGTTCCCGGAAAAGCTTTCACCTCTCCTATTTCCGCTTTTTTGAAAAGTTCAAGAATATCTGTCCTGCATGCTGCGTAGGTATCTTCATCTATCGGGTATGGAAATACTTTCTGCAAAATCTGACGCAGACTTAATCCCTTTGCCAGATTGTCACGCAAAACCTCTTGCGTTGCCGGTGGCACACCAAACCGAGCAATACCCTGATTAAATACCTTTTGATAAACCTCGAATGTATCAACAAGAGTGCCG is a genomic window containing:
- a CDS encoding HAD family hydrolase; this encodes MEECNIEMEGYARLENKDIRAIIFDIDGTLVDTFEVYQKVFNQGIARFGVPPATQEVLRDNLAKGLSLRQILQKVFPYPIDEDTYAACRTDILELFKKAEIGEVKAFPGTEELFGHLQQKGIKIGIATGRMSSNEDEWTRFRKLGLDGYISAIVTSKEIQFRKPAPDVIIECAKRLDVPEETCIAIGDTVSDIHAAKQAGCMAAAVTTGHEDEDNLLKEHPDFLFHSVSDLALYLERNLPNLQL